The segment CCGTCCAGGCTTACCGCACCGACTTGCGGATGGCACGCGCCCGCGAGCTGCTTGACACGACGCCAATTCCCGTGTCCGAGATCGCTCGGATGGTGGGATACGACGACGCCTTCTATTTCGCCCGTCAGTTCAAGAAGACTCACGGCGTCGCACCCACCATCTACCGATCTCAGCGCAAAGGCTGAGGAGCGCTGTTGAGCATCGCGCGCAGCGGGAGGAGCGCGCGTTCGATCTCCCGCAGTTCAGCAAGCTTCTCCTGGTGCGGATCGCTGTCGAACAGCAGCATCGTGGGCAGACTCGTCGCGAAGAAGTCGATCCGGGTCGGCGTTGACTTCTCGACCTCGATCCACTCATCGATCTCCGCGATGATCTGTTGCGCTTGGTCTGGCCGCTCGAGCCTGAGCAACGCGGCGACCGCATCCGCGGAGTGCACGCTGAATGGCGTCACGGCCATATCCGCGAAGTCTGACAGTGATTCCGCGGCCAGCTCCCAATGCGCGCGTGCGTCCCCGTCGCGTCCCGCCGCCGCGGCGACATCCCCCCGGAGGAGTTCCAGGCGAGCGACATTGGCGAGCGGGTGTCGCTTTTCGCCGAGGTTGTCAGGGACGTCGACGGCCATCTCGGTGAACAGCGACGCCCGCTCCGGGTCGTCGGCATCGAGTGCGCGTCGCGCCAGCGCGACGCAGACGCGCTCCCACGCGGCCAGGACCTGACCCTCGCCTCCTTCCCAGGGCTGGAAGTGCCGCTGTTGAAGCACCGTGCATGCTTCGTCCTCTCTACCGACGTCGGCGAGGAGGCTCGCCCTGGTGACGATGAGGTCATCCCGTTCGGTGAGCGCATCGGGGAACGACTCCAGTGCGGCGAGTCGCTCGAGTGCGCTCACGCCAAGACGCGCGGAGAGCTGGTCCCGTTCGAACAGCAGCTTTGCGTCTCCGTAAGAGAGGCTGAGCGCTTCGACGTAGTGTTTCGCGGCCGCCACTGCGTCGCAGCGTCCGTTGAAGTGCGCGACGGCGAGATTGCGGTGGGCAACGGCCGCATCCTTCGGCGTGAGCCCCGCCTTGATCGCCTCCTCATAGAGGCGGATCGCAGCCTCGCCGTCTCGGACGTGGTACATCCAGTTGCCGAGCATGAGCGCGCTCACGGCTTTCGATCCGGCGCTCTCGAGTCCATCTCGAACCACGTCGACGTCGCGGAGACGCGAGGCGAGACAGGTGCCGACGGTGAGCGAACCCGCGCGGGAGCGCTCTGCATCGGCCTCGTCCCGCCGGCCCGCAGCCTCCAGGACAGCGGCCCGATGAAGCCCCACGAGAGGTCCGATATGTTCCTGACTCGGCCGGGCGTCGATGTCGAGCCGATCAGCGAGATCGAGCATCTCGATCGCCCGATCGTGCTCGCCGAGGTCAGCGTATTCGATGGCGACATCGAGAGCGATCGTGGCGTCTTCGGTGACATGTTCCTCGCCCGCAAGGTGTCTCGCCCAGGCGTCGAGGGGATCGATGCTCCGAGTGCCGTCGATGACCTCCCGCGCCTCCGCCGTCCGACCGCGGTGCTGGAGGACGACGCCGAGAATGTTGCGGGCTCGGAGGTGATCGCGGCGAGTGGACAGGGTCGACTCGAGAAGACGCTGGGCGGCCAACAGGTTCCCCTCGCGCAGGTGAAGGCGAGCGAGACAGACGCGGGCGGGCACGGCGAATGCGTCATCCCAGCTGGCACGCCCGAAACGCTCTTTCGCATGCGCCAGGCGACCCGTGCGCTCCGCAGCGAGACCCGCGACGTAGTGCGCCTCTCCGCTGACCGGCGTGGGGGTCCAGCGCGTACGACGGCGCACCGAGCTCTCCGCGTGCGTCAGCGCACGCTCGTAATCTGCCCGACCGAGCGCGTCCCATGCGAGCGCCAGGTGCGCGCGCGACTCACCGGGATCGCGCCGCAGAACCTCGTTCCAGTAGGGAATCGGCGACCGTGTCGCGTGGCGGTACTGGGTGAGGTATGCCGCAACGTAGACCAGTTCGTCCAGCGTGTGAATTTCGTCGGGATGAGGAGGCTCCGAAGCGGGATCGGGAGCGGTCGCGTCCGCGGCGGCCCTGCGCGAATTCAGTACGGAGGCGACGTCCACACGAAGAGCGAGAATCCCCTCGCGGAAGAGCTCGACCTTGGCGGTGTCGTCGGCAACGCGGAGCTCCTCCACCGAATGGGTACTGAGTCGGTGCTCGCTGAGGCTCCAATCCGAGCCGTCGCCCGAGGACTGACGGACGACAAGCTGTTCGATGTCCTCAGTCGCAATCATCGAGAGGACGAGGTTTCCGCCGCGGTCTCGGAGCGAGACGGCGAGCCGGTCGTCCGCGGCATGTGCCGGTCCAATCCCCGTAATCGGGTACCAGACCTGCCGGAAGCTCTTGGTCTCCCCCGGCGCCAGGAAGGCGAAGTCTGGTTGGTTGTCCGTGTAGACACCCGCCATGAGTTCTACGTAGGGACCGTCGGTGTCGGTGAGGTTCGCGTCCCAGGCGTGCCCGAAAGGCGCGTCGCCCCACGTCCACTGCTTCTTCCCGGGCGAGATCTCGCGCGGCGCCCAGTGGATGAACCCCGCGTCACGCCCGTGGTCGTAGCCGCCGAAAAATTCGTGGTCGGACTCCACCACCATGTAGGACGTCGGCACCGGGATGTTGCGGTACCAGTCGATCCGCCCTGCGTCGCCCCCCGACTCGACAGCCCGCGCGGCGTAGTCCACGCCGTAGTAGGGAGTCTTCGGCGCCGGATACGTGGCGGTTGCCCGCTTTGCGTGATCCGCGATCCATTGGACGTCCGGTGGGAAGAAGCTCTGGTAGTCATCGTTCACCGCGGCCGCGACATTCGCCCACCAGAGGAAGGTCTGCGGCCGGTCGTCACGGTTGTGCAGCCGGACGTCCACTTCGATTCGGGATGAGTCCGGTCGCAGACGGACGCCGTGCATCCCTTTCATCCGCGCGAAGGGGTCGTGGTCTGAGCACCAGACAACGACGGAGCCATCCGGTTCGATCTCCAGTTCCACATCGGTCGGAAGAAATGTGGCCGGACGGTGATGCTGCGGCCAGTTGAACTCCACACCTCCCGAGATCCAGGGACCGGCGAGACCCACGAGCGCGGGCTTGATGACGTTGTTCCGGTAGAAGATGTCGTAATCGACGGCCTTGTCGTATGCGACGTGGATACGCCCACCCAGCTCGGGCAGGACGACCAGCCTCAGCCAGTCGTTCTCAAGATGCACGGCGCGCCACGAGTGGGGACGCTTGTGGGAGTCGATGCGCTCATGGAAGGGGAGCGGATAGACGCGTCCGGACGATCCCTGGTACACGCGGTTTCGGAAGAATGACGGGTAGGACGACGGCGTTTCGGGCAGGTAGGAGTCGATGAGAATCGGCTCTTCCCAGATGGCTGCGGTTCCCGGCGACCGATCCGGCGCAGGAGGCAGATTGAAGGCAGACGGCGACGCGGCGGACATTACTCTCCCTTGATTCGCGCGTTGAGACGGGTCTGGAAGGCGACATTCGCCCAGCCAGGATGATGAGGGGCACTGTTCGAACCGACCAGGAGACCGTCGAACCCGAGAGCGATCGCGGCGTCGACGACACGCTCCGCGAAGTACTGCCCGACCGGTCCGTCCTCGAACTCGGCCTCCAGCGGCGTGTATCCGATCCACCCCTCGCCGATGACAGCCGGAACCCCGTGGTGATCCGCCCAGATCTTCGTAGCAAGCAGACGGTGCTTCGCGGCCTGGAGCATGGCCTCCTCATGCGCGCTGTAGTGCCGGTAGAGCCAGGCATCCCACCGCACGGGATCGACCCAGTCGTAGGCGTAGAACATGCTGGGGCTGATCCCCGTGGCTGCCAGCCTCCATGGCTCGATCGCGTGAGACCAGTCCCCGAACGCGGGTGCGTCGTCGCGGATCAAGGACAGCATCTCCTCAGAGGGGAAGACAGGAGCAGGTGCGCGCACCTGCGCCCACTGCTCTAGAGCGCCGAGGACGCCGTACACGTAGATATGCATGTGGGCGATCTGCGCGTTGTCCGGCACGGCCCCCATGTCAAGGTACGGCGTGATCCCGTAGGAGATCGTCGACAGCACATCGGGCTGTTGCTCTTGCAGCCAATCGAGCGCGGCAGTGATGTACGGGCGCTGCGTCCAGTAGGTGTTCTCCTGGGCAGATCCGACATCCTTCAGACGACTCAGGTCCACCTCGTTGTGCAGCTCGACGTAGGCGATGGTGTCTCGATGACCTTCGGCGATTAGTTCGTCGAGCATCCGGCACCAGGCTTTCGCCAGCGCCATATGGCGCTTTTCCGGGTCGATGGCGGTGATCATCTCGTGCCAGTCTGCGGTGGAAGCGAAAGCGGGACTTTGCTGGTATTCCCACGACGACAGGATGATGGTGAACCCGTGCCGCCGCGCACTGTCGAACAGCTCGGTCAATCGCGCTCGGAGGTCGAGCCCCTCGAGGCCGGACACGTCGTACCATCGGGTGCGGTCGCCGACCCCACCCCCCATGGGTACGATGTCCAGTCTCGTGGGGTCGAGGTCATGGTCACCGAAGAGCAGGAGCGGCGCCGCGCATATCCGGACACAGTTGTAGCCGCGCTCGGATGCCTCGACAAAGGCCCGGTCGAGGTCGGAGAACGGCTCGCCCGGCGCGGCCCGGGTGTACCAGGAGAAGTCCCACAGCGACATCGCGAGCTTTTGGCCCGGAACCCATCGGGACGGGGAGGTGTCAGACATGAATGTTCCTTTCGCGGGCACCACGAATGCCCCTTGGAGGACGGCGAGATGAGGAAGACAGGTACCGCGGTGTCAGCCCTTGACGCTGCCCTCGGTCAGACCTCCGCGCCAGTACTTCTGCAGCGCGGCGATCGCGATCATGATCGGCACAACGGAAAGAAGCGCGCCGGTGACGGTCAGTTGCGCAAGCTCGGGATTCCGATCGGCAACACTCTGCCAGCCGTAGAGGCCCAGTGTGATCGGGTAAAGCGAGGGATCCGACAGCATCACAAGTGGGAGGAAGAAGTTGTTCCAGATGCCGACGAACTGGAAGAGGAGGACAGTGACGGCCGCAGGAGTCATCACGCGGAGAACGATCGTGACGAAGATGCGTGCTTCGCCCGCACCGTCCAGCCGAGCCGCCTCCAGCAGAGAATCCGAAACTGCCGCGGTGGCATAAATCCGTCCTAGGTACACACCGAACGGACTGACCATCGACGGGATGAGCACCGCCGCGTAGGTGTTCACGATTCCGACTTCGCTCGCCATGAGAAAGAGGGGGAGCGCGAGCGCCGTCGGGGGGATCATCACGCCAGCCAGGATCACCCCGAATGCGAACTCCCGCCCTTTGAACTCGATCTTGGCGAAGGCGTAGCCGGCAGCGATGGCCGTGAGAGTGGCGACGACGGCACCAACCCCTGAGTACAGCAGGCTGTTCACGGCCCACCGCAGGAAGATGCCGCCATCCCGAGTCAGGACGAGCTGAATGTTCTCGAAGTACTGCGGGTTGAAGAACCAGAGGCCGCTCGATCCGAAGAGACCGGCCGTGTTCTTGGACGCAGCCACCACGAGCCAGTACACGGGGAACAGGAAGTACACCGCCGCGACGGCGAGCCCTGCGATGACGAGGATTCGTGACGTCGCCGAACGAGGCATAGCGGGACGATGCACGCGAGTGGCTGCGGTCGGTGATTCCGTGTTCGGGCGGCGGGTGGTCGTCTCCGTGATGCTCATGCGGACCTCCGGTTGACGATGCGCAGGAAGCCGAACGAGAGCAGGCCCGCCATGACGGCCAGAATCACCGCTTGCGCGGCGGCAAGGTTGTAGTTGTTGTTGGCGAAGGCTTCGTTGTATGCAGCGAGGTTGGGCGTGAAGGTGGACGAGATTGCGCCGGACAGCGGCCTTAACACGAGCGGCTCAGCGAAGAGTTGCAGGCTCCCGATGATGGTGAAGACGGTGATCAGCACCACCGCTGGCCGGATGAGGGGAAGCTTGATCCGCGTGACAACCTGCCACGCATTCGCGCCGTCGATGCGAGCTGCCTCGAACAGGTCCGTGTCGATGGACTTCAGTTGCGCGACCAGGACGAGCACGTTGTAGCCCGCGAACTGCCAGGTGACGATGTTCGCGATCGACCAGAGAACAGACCCGGCATCCAACGGCGTCAGCGTGACACCGAAGAGGCTGGCGACATCGATCAGAGGGCTCAGACCCGGGGTATAGAGGAAACCCCAGAGTATCGAGGCGATGACACCCGGGATGCCGTACGGCAGGAAGTAGGCGGTTCGGAAGAATCGCGTTCCTCGTGCCGACGCGGCGTCGAGGAGGAGCGCGAGTGTCGTCGCGAGTACGACCATCAGCGGCACCTGGATCGCCGCGAAGACCAGGACACGCACCAGACTCGCGACGAACGCTTCGTCAGTGAAGGCTGCGACGTAATTCTGCAGACCGACGAAGACCGGGGCGGCGTCAGCCTGCCCGAACGGCCCCGACCGCTCGATACCGATAACGCTCTGGTACACGGCATAAAGAATGGGAGCAACGATTGTCGCCAAGAATAGAACGGTGAAGGGGCCGAGAAACAGCGCGACCGACAGACGTCGACGTGTACGCGTCGTAGACATGGGTTTCCTTTCGAAGGACGGGCGGTCCCGCCGGAACGGGACCGCCCGGAGCCTGGTCAGGTCAGGAACCGGCCCGCACCTTGAGACCCTTCGCCTCGAGGTCCTTGATCGTCTGCTCCTGGGCGCCTCGAACCACATCCATCAATGTGCCTTCACCTGCGATCGCGGCGGAGAAGCCGTCATTGAGATAGGTGTAGGTGGCGGAGGTCGTCGGGATCCAGCCCCAGTCGTTGTTGATGGACTGGTCGGACTGGACGAAGACGTCCCGGTTGGCGTTCTGGCCGCCGAGGAACTCTTCGTCGACGTCGAGCGCGGACCCTTCCAGTCCGTCCTTCGTCGAAGGCCAGCCGTATCCACCAGCGATAAGGAGGTCGATGCTCTCGGGGTCGGTGTTGAGCCAGTACGAGAAGGCGTAGGCCTCCTCCGGGTGCTCCGTGCCCTCCAGGACCGCGGTTGCCGAGCCTCCCCAGTTCGCGGAAGCGAACTCCGTCGCGTCGCTCCACTGCGGCAACGGGGCGACGCGCCACAGCCCGGAGGTGTCCGGGGCGTTACCCGCCAGAACTGCTCCACCCCACTGCGCAGAGGGCCATCCAACGATGCGGCTCTCCTGCAGAGCGGCGTACCAGCCGTTGGCGAAGTCCGGCTCGGTGGCGACGACACCCTCGTCCAGAAGGCCCTGCCAGTACTCGGCGACCTTCATCGTCTCGGGCGAGTCAATGTTCACGGTCCAGGTGTCGCCGTCAAGGCCGAACCACTCCGCGCCCGCCTGCCAGGCCAGAGCGGTGAACCACGCGGAGTTCGCCGGCGGGAACGTGTTCAAGTAGCGATCGGGGTCACTGGCGTGCACGACCCGCGCTACATCGGCGTACTCTTCCCACGTGGTCGGGGGTTCGAGGCCGAGTTCCGCGAAGATGTCTTCGCGGTAGTACAGACCCATGGGTCCAGAGGCCTGGGGAACACCGTAGATGGCGTCGCCGAAGGTCGTTTGACTCACCTGCCAGTCGATGAATTCGTCCGCCTGCTCGGCCATTCCTAGGGGTGCGAGGTCGATTAAGCCGCCTTCGAGGACGAACCCGGGCATTTCCTGGTACTCGACCTGGCTAATGTCAGGGGCACCCGAGCCGGCCTGCAGGGCGGAGTAGATCTTTGCGTACGTGCCGTTGCTTCCTGCCGGAACTGCCTCAAGCGTGACCTGCACGTCGGGGTTCTCCTCGTTCCACAGGTCGACTGCCGCATCGATCCCGGGCACCCACGACCAGAAGGTCAGTTCGACCGGTCCGGCATCTTCGCCGGAGTCGGAGGGCGCCGAGCACCCGGTGACGGCCAGCGCCCCGGCAGCTACCGCTGCGACCAGAGTGAATCGTCTGCTGTTCATTAACTCTCCTCATTGAGTAGCCAGCCGACCGATACTCAACGGCTGACTCAGGGACGTCGTCGGAGTCGGGCGATCCTCGACGAGTTCAGGTTAGACAGCTGGATCGGCGTGGCAGACAGCACATCACGATGGACAATCTGGACGATTCGCTGGGAACAATCATTGCCACGATCGACCGGATCAGCGATTCATCCAGGATTAACGTTGCTCTCTCCTTCGAGCTGGTCTGAAACAAAGCAACTGTGGTCTGTGGGCTTTGGCCCCCTCGCCCGCCCTGCGCCGGCAGAGGTGAGAACGATGACACAAAGGAGTGGTCGAATGGGCCGACGGTCGAGAACTGTCGCAGCAACCGCAACACTGGCGATCGCGCTACCGATGGGAGTTGCCTTTGGGGCGGCTCCCGCATACGCGGCAGGTGAGGTCGAGATCGACCCGTCCGTCGAGGGGACCCCTTTCGGAGGGTGGGGAACGAGCCTGGCATGGTCGGCGAATTACACCGGCGACTGGTCGAACCGCGAGGAACTCGCGGATCTGCTCTTTGCCAACGATCTGAACAGCCCGAGTCTCGGGTTGAACATCGCACGCTACAACATTGGCGGCGGAGACGCGCCCGAGTTCGCGGGGACCCTGCGACCCGGCGCGGAGGTTCCGGGCTACCGATCCGGTCCAGACGAACAGTACAACTGGGAGGCGGACCCCCGGCAACGGTGGTGGCTCGACGCCGCAAAGGCGCGGGTTCCCGCCGACGACTTCATCGTCGATGCCATCGCCTACTCCGCGCCCTACTGGATGACGCAGTCGGGCCGCTCGATCGGCAACACCGATGGCAGTCAGGACAACCTCCTGTCCGGCTACGAAGACGAGTTCGCCAACTACCTCGCTGACGTCACGGAGCACTTCGCGGAGCAGGGAACGGAGTTTCGTGTGTTGAGCCCGCTCAACGAGCCGAGCACGAACTACTGGTCCACCGCGGGTCGTCAGGAAGGCATGCATGTCTCGCCTGGCGCGAACCAGGCTGCTCTTCTGGACGCGACGTACGAAGCACTCGCCGCTCGCGGTTTGTCGACAGGATTGAGCGCCGTCGACGAAACCAGCATCGACCTGTCGATCTCGGACCTCCGCGCGCTGCAGGCCGCCGGCTTCGACATGTCCAGGGT is part of the Microbacterium sp. ET2 genome and harbors:
- a CDS encoding DUF5107 domain-containing protein, coding for MSAASPSAFNLPPAPDRSPGTAAIWEEPILIDSYLPETPSSYPSFFRNRVYQGSSGRVYPLPFHERIDSHKRPHSWRAVHLENDWLRLVVLPELGGRIHVAYDKAVDYDIFYRNNVIKPALVGLAGPWISGGVEFNWPQHHRPATFLPTDVELEIEPDGSVVVWCSDHDPFARMKGMHGVRLRPDSSRIEVDVRLHNRDDRPQTFLWWANVAAAVNDDYQSFFPPDVQWIADHAKRATATYPAPKTPYYGVDYAARAVESGGDAGRIDWYRNIPVPTSYMVVESDHEFFGGYDHGRDAGFIHWAPREISPGKKQWTWGDAPFGHAWDANLTDTDGPYVELMAGVYTDNQPDFAFLAPGETKSFRQVWYPITGIGPAHAADDRLAVSLRDRGGNLVLSMIATEDIEQLVVRQSSGDGSDWSLSEHRLSTHSVEELRVADDTAKVELFREGILALRVDVASVLNSRRAAADATAPDPASEPPHPDEIHTLDELVYVAAYLTQYRHATRSPIPYWNEVLRRDPGESRAHLALAWDALGRADYERALTHAESSVRRRTRWTPTPVSGEAHYVAGLAAERTGRLAHAKERFGRASWDDAFAVPARVCLARLHLREGNLLAAQRLLESTLSTRRDHLRARNILGVVLQHRGRTAEAREVIDGTRSIDPLDAWARHLAGEEHVTEDATIALDVAIEYADLGEHDRAIEMLDLADRLDIDARPSQEHIGPLVGLHRAAVLEAAGRRDEADAERSRAGSLTVGTCLASRLRDVDVVRDGLESAGSKAVSALMLGNWMYHVRDGEAAIRLYEEAIKAGLTPKDAAVAHRNLAVAHFNGRCDAVAAAKHYVEALSLSYGDAKLLFERDQLSARLGVSALERLAALESFPDALTERDDLIVTRASLLADVGREDEACTVLQQRHFQPWEGGEGQVLAAWERVCVALARRALDADDPERASLFTEMAVDVPDNLGEKRHPLANVARLELLRGDVAAAAGRDGDARAHWELAAESLSDFADMAVTPFSVHSADAVAALLRLERPDQAQQIIAEIDEWIEVEKSTPTRIDFFATSLPTMLLFDSDPHQEKLAELREIERALLPLRAMLNSAPQPLR
- a CDS encoding cellulase-like family protein; translated protein: MSDTSPSRWVPGQKLAMSLWDFSWYTRAAPGEPFSDLDRAFVEASERGYNCVRICAAPLLLFGDHDLDPTRLDIVPMGGGVGDRTRWYDVSGLEGLDLRARLTELFDSARRHGFTIILSSWEYQQSPAFASTADWHEMITAIDPEKRHMALAKAWCRMLDELIAEGHRDTIAYVELHNEVDLSRLKDVGSAQENTYWTQRPYITAALDWLQEQQPDVLSTISYGITPYLDMGAVPDNAQIAHMHIYVYGVLGALEQWAQVRAPAPVFPSEEMLSLIRDDAPAFGDWSHAIEPWRLAATGISPSMFYAYDWVDPVRWDAWLYRHYSAHEEAMLQAAKHRLLATKIWADHHGVPAVIGEGWIGYTPLEAEFEDGPVGQYFAERVVDAAIALGFDGLLVGSNSAPHHPGWANVAFQTRLNARIKGE
- a CDS encoding carbohydrate ABC transporter permease, producing the protein MSITETTTRRPNTESPTAATRVHRPAMPRSATSRILVIAGLAVAAVYFLFPVYWLVVAASKNTAGLFGSSGLWFFNPQYFENIQLVLTRDGGIFLRWAVNSLLYSGVGAVVATLTAIAAGYAFAKIEFKGREFAFGVILAGVMIPPTALALPLFLMASEVGIVNTYAAVLIPSMVSPFGVYLGRIYATAAVSDSLLEAARLDGAGEARIFVTIVLRVMTPAAVTVLLFQFVGIWNNFFLPLVMLSDPSLYPITLGLYGWQSVADRNPELAQLTVTGALLSVVPIMIAIAALQKYWRGGLTEGSVKG
- a CDS encoding carbohydrate ABC transporter permease; this translates as MSTTRTRRRLSVALFLGPFTVLFLATIVAPILYAVYQSVIGIERSGPFGQADAAPVFVGLQNYVAAFTDEAFVASLVRVLVFAAIQVPLMVVLATTLALLLDAASARGTRFFRTAYFLPYGIPGVIASILWGFLYTPGLSPLIDVASLFGVTLTPLDAGSVLWSIANIVTWQFAGYNVLVLVAQLKSIDTDLFEAARIDGANAWQVVTRIKLPLIRPAVVLITVFTIIGSLQLFAEPLVLRPLSGAISSTFTPNLAAYNEAFANNNYNLAAAQAVILAVMAGLLSFGFLRIVNRRSA
- a CDS encoding ABC transporter substrate-binding protein, producing MNSRRFTLVAAVAAGALAVTGCSAPSDSGEDAGPVELTFWSWVPGIDAAVDLWNEENPDVQVTLEAVPAGSNGTYAKIYSALQAGSGAPDISQVEYQEMPGFVLEGGLIDLAPLGMAEQADEFIDWQVSQTTFGDAIYGVPQASGPMGLYYREDIFAELGLEPPTTWEEYADVARVVHASDPDRYLNTFPPANSAWFTALAWQAGAEWFGLDGDTWTVNIDSPETMKVAEYWQGLLDEGVVATEPDFANGWYAALQESRIVGWPSAQWGGAVLAGNAPDTSGLWRVAPLPQWSDATEFASANWGGSATAVLEGTEHPEEAYAFSYWLNTDPESIDLLIAGGYGWPSTKDGLEGSALDVDEEFLGGQNANRDVFVQSDQSINNDWGWIPTTSATYTYLNDGFSAAIAGEGTLMDVVRGAQEQTIKDLEAKGLKVRAGS